The following is a genomic window from Fusarium oxysporum Fo47 chromosome IV, complete sequence.
TGAGGAGTCTGGCTCAGGAGAGTCAGAGTCCCTGCTTGGCCGAGGCCACAAGAGAGTTAAGCGCTTCTGGGAAGGCTTCGTCGACTTTGCGTTTCAAGATGATATCCTCAAGATCGCCGTTGGTTTGATGTATGAAGTCTCCTGAACTTGCGGTGAAGGCGACTAACACACTGGATAGTCTTGCAGCCGCTTTCACAGACCTAGTAAAGTCTTTCGTGAGCGATGTATTGATGCCACCTATCTCGATTCTCCTCCCGCTCAACAGAAACATGGAGGAGAAGTTTGCCGTTCTGCAAAAGGGACCCAACTACAATAAGACAACCGGCTACAACACCCTTCATCAGGCGCAAGAGGACGGTGCCGTTGTCCTAGCATATGGGTAAGGCATTGTCAAAGTCTTCGGGATATACAAACTCACAGCTGATAGATCTTTTGTTGGCCAAATGATATCCTTTCTTGTGCTGGGCATCGCTCTCTATGGACTCGCGCACTTGTGGCAGCTTGCTTCATCCGAACCCATCATCAAGCACACAAAGAAGTGCAAGTACTGCAGACAGCGCATCAACGAAAAGGTGAGACGGTCGAATCTCAAGATGGGCTTGCGACTGACACTATCTAGTCTATTCGCTGCATCCAGTGTACCAGTTGGCTTGATGGACGAGAGGACCGCAACTGAGTTGACCTTGAACATCTCGTACGCATACGTGATACCCTTTGCTTTTTGTCTTTTTGCATCCCCGTGTTGTTCACAGATTGCTCATTCTTTAGTGAGATGTTATGCATAATGCTTGCTTTATCATGGCGGTTATTGGTAGACTCAGTCTTATTGTTACCATTTGGAAGTGTTGCTGTTTTAGCCCAAATACCAAGAGGCTCATACTACGTTCAAGCTGATCAACCGTGACTCAACATGTGCCATCCTCAGTATCCATTGTCCAATACGTGACATGcgtggctggctggctgcCAGGATGGAGCTAATGTTAATAGTGTTATAGCGTGGCGCTGATTACCGAAACCTTACTTCGTCGATCGATTGTCACTAGATTGACATTGCATGTCATTCATAATTTGGCCCCGAACCAATAAATGTTTAATTAGGCATCATCACTACAAACCCCTTGTCCAAACCACATGATCACATCTACAACAACATAGcagcaccaccaacaacagcagccgCAGCCAGAATGGCATTCTGGGTAATCATAGGACCAGCGGCATTGTCGGAGCTCACAGGAGTGGCAGCAGcatcagaagaagcagtaGTAGCGTCGGCAGCATCAGTGGCCTTGGCACCAGTGTCCTTGGGCTTATCGGCAGAAGTAGCCTCAGAGCCAGCGGCCTCGGTAGCGGAAGCATCGTCGTTgccgttgagcttgttgacgCCAGCGGTAACAGTGATGGGCATGAGAAGCGACTTGTAGCCACTCACACTATCAGTCATGGATGTGACATCGGTGATACCAGAGAGGACTGCAACTTGGTGGACGGAACAGGTAGCGACATCCTTCTTGGGGTCCAGGACGCAACCCATGTTTTGCTTACTGGTGATTTGTCAGGCATTGAAGTCACGAAACTTGTGCATATGATGCTTACATTTCACCGCCATCGAATCCATCAACCTCAGGATGCATGGTGTAAGAGTACTCAATGGTAGAGGGGCCACCGACAATGGTGCTGGTGCCGGCAAGGCCGCAGTTTGTCGCCTTCGCATCAGGGCAGTGGATAGCAAGAGTAGTCGCGCCGCCCTTCACAGCAACAACAGAGCCATCGAGAGGCTGAGGATCGAACATGGGGAGGAGGAATTCAACGGTGGTTGTCTGGGCCGCCACAGTGGCGAGGGCAccagcaagaagagcaagagacCGAGCCATTGTGAGTATTGTTAAAGAGTGACTGCGCAGCAAATGAATGAGTGTATTGGGTTGAATGCTGAACGAACGACGGTCGACTAAAGAAAACGACGATGCACGGAGACTTTAAGAAAAAAGAGCCTCCCCTATTCAACTAGTTTCAAAGCGTTAGAGACTCACCGGTTCCTTTGATTGATTGAATCCTTCGGCGGCTGCTTAACGACAGCGCTATGCTCGAATCAAACACTCCGATGCCTTATTTCGGACTTAGAAAGGAGATTAAAACGGCCCATGTTCCGAGTATCCGCCTTGGTACCACCCACTCGGGCCTCGTAGGGCGGGAGAAAATTGGAGAAGATTCGCGGGTGATGTTCAATAgagaaaagttaaaatatattgAAGTTAATGACTGTGTCAGTGACACCCAGATGAGATATTGTGGGGGAAGCTTACTTTCGTATTTGGCGTAGATATGGCGTCTGTCATTGACAAAGCCGTTGGGACTATTGATCCTTCTAGTGAAGCATTGATTGAATCGAGTTAGTTTTATGGGGGTGGCGCCTGTTAGACCACTGCTAGATCCTAGCTCTTGAACGAGACCCATGATGTTGATAAGAGTCAAGGAACAGGCGAAGTGCAATTAGAGCCTCTCGCTAAGAGTCATCCTTGTGAGGCTGCCTAACATTTTCTCCAGATCAAATCACCTCTTTAAATTAGTGATAGACCAGTTTAAAACCTACAATCTTTAAGATGTTGCCTGAAGTTTTGACTTATTTTCTGAAAGGAACTGTAGCATGGCTAACCTTGTAGCAGTGAGAAACAGAAAGCTCCCCAGCCACTGGGTGACATATCTATGAATTTTCTTCGTCAATGCGAAGCAGACTCTCGTACCATTCAAGTATCCTGATATTGAAGTTGTCGTAGAGATGTTTCACTCAAGGAAGATTGTGAAGATACCCTTGAAACAATGGGCCTGTTTGGTTCTATAGGGCACCGGAGCGCCACTATAGCGGTATTGAGTTGAAAATTTGATAGATCAAACACCATTATACATTTATATGGTCCTTGAAATGGGTCGTTTGTGTCAATGGGAGAGGAGGCATTGAGCTCAGCGAGGCACAAAGCAACTACATGACATGAGACAGAGATCTGGATCCAGAACTATTGGTGCCGGGATGTTAATCTTGTAGCTGTACAAAAGACAATGGCCCAAACGAACAAACTACTCTAGGGTATTTTCGTGCAGCAAAAGGAATAATCACAAAACTCAGTGTTTTGGGAGGGACATCATCGATATACGAGATAGCGCTAGGAGCTGATCTAGGTGAATGCTGTCCCTTCCCTTCTCAACTCAAGACAATGCGAAATTACTGTCACTAGAAGGCAACGTAGACATGCTCAAATGCTGTCTGTCAAACATTCATGATACTAGGAAAATGACATTCTCTACATAACCTTGGGATTCTCTGTGTCCTAACACCAGGCATATTGCCTTGATAAAGAACAAACCGTAAGTCATCGACCTTCCGCCAGGCAAGAAGGAGAGCAGGAtcaataagaagaagaaacttGAAGTTCTTGCTACTCGTatcaagttcaagaaacTTTTTACTAAAGCCTTCAATAAGAATCGAGCTCTGCGTTTGGTATTAAGCAATCGATGTTGTGATAGTCGAGTTGTTGATCATCACTTTGCCCTACTcccatcaaggctgccatCAGGCCGCCTTTAAGTGACCGAATAAGTGTTCCTTCAATACCCTCTTCTGCTGCAATAGAGAAAAACACAATGTCATTCAAAGGTCTGGGCAGCGGCACACGGGCTCGTGTGCTGCACCGTTTTCGCAGCGGCACACGAGGCAACTGTAGGTATTTCTGGACCCTTTGCCTGCCGAACCACAGAGTCCCTGAAACTTGACCCAAAAGGCTGAGTTCTGGTTTCGTTGTAGGAATGTAACACATAAATCCAATACTAGTCTTTCTTATGTAGCAGCATAGGCGTAGATATCGGATCCTCTAACCTAACAACAACCCAAACTGGGGTTGAGACCTTCCAATAACGACAATAACCATCGTCGAATGAATAAATCTCCGAATAGACCTTCAGGTCTCAATGGCTTTAATCGACAGGGGCGCTCCCAGTGACACCGTCGACCTTGAAGGAATGGTCCTCGACTCCAAAGTTTGATCAATCCGCGACCGTCTGTCTCAAGACTGGTCAGCCGCCATTTACAACGGTCAGTTATCCTCACACACTCTCCCATATAGCGCCGTAATCTCACTCTTGTAAGAGGCATGTAATTCAGCCCTGAGCGTGAGCTCGTTGAGCATGCTATCAAGTTCTCACAGCGCCAAGTCGAGGGCAAAGTGAACCTTGTCGCCTACAAGCTGCGCGTGTATCGTTGGACGTTCCAGCGAGACCTCTAACCTCTACTCTGCCGATGAGAGCAGCATGGATACTCTGGACATGGACTAGACTCATCAAGACACATCTGGCTTCATTGCCATCTAGGCTATCCGTCTCGAGAAGTACGGTGCCAGGAAGATCAAGGACGGCGAGCCCCTTGCCCGTGTCTAAATGCATCATTAGCATGACGGCTTCAGTAGGGTTCGTCACGTTGAGGTGGGCGGCGAAAACTTGTACAGCTCGATCCCCACCGCCAGTAGTTCATGCTCGCGtttataaaaagaaaaaactAAATTATTGATGCTATCCTTATTCGTTGCTTGTAGTTATTGTACCTACAAGTACGTGGAAATAACACGCCACTTGGTGAGACAGTACTCCGCCCCTCAGTAATAGATCGTACATCTGTCGCACAGCATTAGGCTCCCAACATCTGAGCCGTTCCCCTACTTTGTTTCTGGGCAGTCGAACTTCAACCCTTGATATGACGGTGATTGTTGCATGGGGGCTTAACACATTGCGATGCTGTCGGACAGGCTGAGGGTAACTTTCAGCTGAGAGTTGTTGGATATCAATCACAAACTTGGTATCACTTATCCCCAATAGATACTAGAAAACTATTTTGGTTCTGCATCTTCATACATGAAAGATTGCCCGGAAATACCATATTCGATCTGCCGGCAACCTTGCATCAGTATTAGGACGAAATTAAAGGTTAGCGGCCGCAACAGCAGACTTTAGCCATATGACAGTATCCTTTCATAATACAGAAACTCCCGATGTGTTTTCTGGGTGATTTTCGAGATTTAAGCTCGATAAATAGTTTCCATTTACAGTACTGTTGTAGAATTTGATATTGGTCGAATGCAACGTTTGCTGGGATGCCACAAAATTGGGTCATTCTTGGCACTCAGCGTCCGTCTTGGCATCGGATTCCAGACAAAGCTCAGTCTTGGCGTGTCATGATAAATCTGTCCGTCTGACATTTCCTGTAGCCGATTTCCGGATGAATATATCAAAGTGTCATCGTTTCTAATTCAAATGTTTCGTTCTTTTTATATCCAGCTCTTCTAACGTTCTCCTGTTTCGTCGACATTTTACTCATACCCAAatttcatcaccatctctTAGCTcacaacctcaacctcggCCGCCCAGACCTTGGCACTCTCCGCTGATGCTTGGCTGGCCTTTGGCCCCTCCCATCCCGGTTTCTTGAGAAAAAGGAGCTTTTAAAAAGGTCATCATTTCGCGCTCGACTAATTCTTGTCTTGACTTGTCTGCGCATACCTTGACGATAACCCTTGTTTGCGCGCGCATCTTTGCAACCGCGATCATCGCCCTGCATTTCCACAAGCTCTGATTGGCTAGACTGGCCTCTACAAACTCTTTTTATCCCTGCGCGACGAGCTAGTCAATCATGTCCCCACGCTCCAAGTCATTTTGGCTGGCGTTGTTGGCTGCGAATAGCTTCGCATATGCTATTGAGGAACCGCCTGCTGTAACGACAGCGCCTATTTATCTGCCCTATTACGACGAAGACTCGTGGTCTCTTGTGCGCGGTAGCGTCATCTCAAGCGTGAGTCGACATTCTTTGCAAACTCCATCATGATTGCTAACACACACCAGGATGCGGAAGCTAAGGAAACAACATACACAATATTCTGTCCAGATACAGACGACTCAGACCCTCCAGAGTGTGATTTATCCCTTGAGTTCCCTTTCGTTTTAGTCGAAGGCCCTGATACTGTTCGGTTCCATGGCACGCACACCTCAAGACTGTATGTTCTCTGTGTACCTACGACATACCAATGCTAACATGGTGCAGCACCGCAAATCTAGAGTGCAACCTACAAGGCACGACAAGGGCCACCTGTTCCGGATACTCTAGTTTCAACGAGGGCTATAGCGATGGCGTGCACACAGGTCCAACCGAAGTGACATGGACATCAACTTATTCCGGCAGCGAAGTAGAATGGGGTGTCCTGACAATGGGCGAACTGCCCCATGACCCGGACCCTGTTACTGCAGTTTCGAGTACACCGACGGACTTTGTGTCCATGCCGATAGCTACAAATGGCGATAATGCTGGAGCAAGTTTGGACGTCTCCTTCAAGGCCGCTTTACTTGCTGCTTGTTGCACTTTGGTGGTTGGTTGGACTCTTTAAGAATTGGTCCGTTTATTAATGAGAACACGATTTATGATGGGTTTCGGGAGCAAGCGAGCAATTTTCTTTGTTGAATTTTGATCATATTTAATACATCATGCTCTCATATTAGCTAAGATTAGCCAAAAATGATAGCGAACTTGACGAGCCAGAGTAATATTGTCCTAAGACCAGCCTAAGGTCTGTTGAGTAACGGTATGGCGATGGATTCAGGAGGTTCTGATTCCTCGAAGTATTGGGTTTATGTTTTGATACTATCCTGTAGCCGATGGTAGATGCCGGTTCATGCATATCTGGGTGTTTCCAACAGAAGTCTATTCGACACAATGACATCGGGTGACCATTACATGACAGGGCCAAAATATGGAAAATCCTCAGAGCAAGGCTAAGGCATATCGCGGGGAACACTGTCTATTTATGTAGCAAGTGGCCTCCTGCATTCGTATAAAGGCATTTACAGGAATCGCGTTAGGTGAATTAGAGCTGCCTTTTCGGGATGTTATCATCAGGCGAGGGCCATGTTCGACTATGGAGAGTTAGGTTTGAAATTTCAGTGGAACCGGGTGCGGAAATGCTAAGTTAGAAATCTtcaaaaggaagaaaagagctCTGTCCTAGTCCCGTCCTTCATGTACGGCCGGATGCTCTCACAACTGTAAAAGCAAGCCCCATTTTTCCGGTCCCGGAATCCCGGCCGGCCGTGACGCGTGCCGAAATGACAGCATTCGCACATTCTTACAAGTTCTCTTGATAATCAGCTTGAGTGAAGCTCATTGGTGACTTTTGGAACAACATTGACGAGTTGAAAGTTGTTGATGTGGTTGAACTTTCGTGTGTCTCAGGTGGTGTGGACAAGCCGAGTATGGCCAGTATCGGCATAAGCTTTTTTCAAGAAAGATCCTTGCTTCTGAAGAACAGCATCGATGAAGAAGTGACCGAAGAAGCCAGAAGACCTATTCTCAGAGGCTTCTAGCAAGCAATGCTATCGAAAATTCAGAGTGACAGTCACATCACTGTATAATGGAAATGTGCAATTGCGATCTCAATACTTGGACTTCTACATTGGGTTTAAGGTTCAGAGAATTGTGGAGATTTCGTGCTTAACATGAGAGTATCCACTTTCAGCACAGACGCACAAAAAGTGCCTCATTCTTAAGAATAGTAGATCCCACCTCCATCAACAAAACAAGGCACAGTGGCCGAGTGGTTAAGGCGATAGACTTGAACGGGCCTCCAAGAGGTTCTAGACATCTATTACGTTCGCGTTCGTAGGTTCAAATCCTGCCTGTGTCGTTACAGCTTCATTTTTGCGTTCCAAACGTATTCTATTACATGAAACTTCAACGATGAATCACGTATTTAATTTTGCACTTACGGAGACGTTTTTGGCATGACAAAATAGACACGAGTTAGTAGTTGGGTTCTGTCTTTTGCAAATTCCAGTTGCGCTGCAGAAGTGTTGAGATATCACCTCATGAACTTTCATGGTGAACTGGTTACACAATGAACAGCATTGCTGGCTGCGTTCCCGCTCACCTCAACGAAAGTTGATACATATAATATTATTCAGATGCTTCTCACTATAGATAGATAGCTGCCACGAGTTGTCAGAGGAAATTGATCATTTACTCGATATATTTGCGTTGGCATACATATTGCTGGTACACCATACCTGAGCTGACGTGTTAGTTTATCACTACGATCTGGTCCAAATTTTAAGCGAGCTTGCTTGATACAACACAACGACTCTGAAGAAGCTCCATTCATCATCGGAATTATATCCTTTTGCTCATGTTCTCATGCCACCAACTCAGGTGAGGTTGGTTTTTGGCGATTTCCTCTTTCGGCCATGTGTCGGTTAATTTAAGCTCAGCGGCCCGGACCTTGCGTTGAGATTTGTTGGCAAAGAGGGAAGCCGTGATATTCCTTCCTTCCACTTCTCGGTGCAGACTTCAACTAAACCAGCCATTCTCTCAGCCCTGCGAGATTTGGCTGTTTATTGTATAGCGATCTGTCATTCACGAGCAACTGGATGCTCCAGAAATCCATAAGTATGAACACAATTGTATAACTCCGTCGAAATATTTAGATGCGTTTTTTTTATGCTGTTATTTTGTGTTTACTATTAATTTTCAACACATGCATTTCTTGATGCTTACGCGGCACTGGGAATGGAGGCGAAGAACGGGAAATGGCGGAGAGAAGGGATAAGATGTTTAAGAGACATGGCGACCAGCCGTGTCTTGAGAACCGTAAAGGCCGACGCGCTGTAGTATCTCGTGTTTATACGTGGCCGCAAGAGTATGCCTTACTCATTAATGTTTTCATCCAACAATGGTATCATCTGAAGGAGAGAGCGAGCTTGTGGACGCCCAAAACTATGCCTCTCGGGCTCAATAAATTTAGAATAACTTGATCTGAGTGAGGAGCGGCCGGTCCCTGGTTCTGAGACCTGATCCAGAACTACACCGGAGGTGGTCTCACTAAGATAAGACTGTGGCACAGCGAGACAGCTAATTAATACTGCTGACGGGCTTGCAAGGAGGCTCAAAAGGAAGACAACATCCGGCCACGCTCCGGTAGCTTCATAACCATACGAAGACTGCATTTTAGCAATTTCAAGGTGCCGAGACATGGGAAACAGTGCTCTCGTCCAACAAAACCTACAAAGAGTGCCCTTGGGTTGTCAGAAGACTTGAGATGCTAAACCAGGGGACAGAAATAAATATGTACAAGAGCCCGCCAGGTTTATGCTGAATTTTCCTGAGATCTTTTAAATCTACCTAGAtatttttatcacttaggaATGAAGTCCTGAGTTTTCTGCGGCCACCAAGAGTGTAAAGATCTTAAATTCCACCTGCATCTCCACATGTAAgacaagaagcttggcctcaagcttcttccaaCGTCGGAACCGACCCGAATCTCGTAAACAATGCACAGACCTAGGCTGACTTCACAGTTGCTTTTCCTTCGAGTCCTCTTAGAATGCGACTTTCAAGAATTTCCACGTGTCTGAGTTGAAAAAAGTGCCGCATGATAACACGGCAAAGTCGGAAACGCTGCAATCAAGATCAGACGAGAGAACCGTCCAGCGTTGTTTCGTGTTTCAAAGATCTCCTTTTTTGAGCATCGCATTTCGTCAGTGAGTCAGGCTTTGAGACGATCATTTTTGCAAAAGCCCATGCAAGGGCAGGGCAAAGAAAGGTTGCTGGGGGTGGGGGAGTGGAGATGAGGACCGTAACGTTAATGCACAGTTGATGGGCAAGGATATTGAGTTTGTGTTGCTCGAGTTTGGATGATGCATGGTTACGCAGCAGAGAACATCACTTTCTAGAAGAACCGGTCCTATTTCGCCTGGTCTCCCAGAAGAGCATCAACCTTCAATGCCTTTCGATAATCCCCGAAGTCCTCTAGTCGGGGCATGAACATAGTGGCGCCaagcctcttcctccaacTTTTGACGCCCACCAATCTCCTCCGCAGAGGTATCTGTCAGCTAAGGTTTAGTGGCCTTTACCCCTGGATCCTACAGTACCTTGCACTAGATTCATTTTCCTGGGAAACAAAAACTCTGGTTTGGTGACTGGCAATCTTCTACCCGCGCGGCCAGTCGAAACAGCCGGTTCTTTGTATCTGTAACACCAAGATGATAGCATGTTCTACTGGCCACAATCAACGGCTGATCGCCGAGAGCAGGGCCTTCAGGGGTTGTGTTCCTTGTCATGTCCGTCTGCGGGGAGAGCTCGGTAACTCATTCTCCATAGAATGTAGAGGTCATCATTCAACGGTTGACTTTGTCTGAGGCTCATCAGCTAAAGTCTTAGTCTACGCATGAACCCAGCACGATTCGTCATTCGTTCCTCAGGATATCCTCCCTGTGTGTCTAACTCTGAAAACAGTCCGCCAAGCAAGGGTATCATGTATTAATACCTAGACTACTCCGTAGCCCCCGTCGTCTATCAATGTTTTGGACTAGCCCGGTCCAGCCTGAAAAGAACGAACGTCTTTGGAGCTTCAGCTTTAGCTCATTGCGTTCTCGTATTCCCGTTCCTTCTCAGCTGTGATTGTATTTTTATCTTTCGGTGGCCCCTCCTTCGtttattatttcttcttaTCTTACTTTTCATGCCCCCGAAGGCGTGCTCAACTTTTACGCCTGATTTTCTCTCGTACCTTGTGGTAGCTTGATTTGTTTGACTTGAACGCCTCGCTCTTTCTCGAATAATAAGACGCTCATTCCATATCGCTTGCCATTAACTGCCTTGAACTTACACTCCTTATCGGACCTATGAAAACTATCAACTTACTGCCAGCACCAAAAAAGACTTGAATCAATCTTCCAGGAGAAGACTATCGCTGAGCGATCAAGAATCTTAAGCATACTCACATAGACACCATACACCATACCCATCATCGACAATAGACACATTATGAAGTTCTTCGCCTTGGCCAGTTTGGCTTCTGTAGCCATTGCTACCAAAACGCCTCCCAGTTCACTTGACACTGCAAATCCAGGTATGTCCTACAGTCAAGTGGTGTTCCGGTTCACTAACCATTTCAGATTCAATCCGAGATGTGGCAGGCACCCTCGCCTTCGATGCCATGAAGTACTACAGCGGCAACACATCATCAGTACCCAAAGATCTCGGCGACCTTCAAGATCCATACTACTGGTGGGTAGCTGGTGCCCTATGGGGTGTGATGCTCGACTACTACCACCTTACCGGAGATTACAGTTACAACGATGTGGTCATCCAGGCTCTTCTGGGGCCTACAAATCTCGGCACTGGTAAGGACTACATGCCTGCAGAGCATGCCGACGAGGAGGGTAACGAtgatctcttcttctggggcTCAGCCGTCCTCTCCGCTGCTGAGCGAAACTTCCCTCAGCCCAACAAGGACCTCCCATCGTGGCTcgatatcagcatcaacgTATTCAACGAGCTTGTGGGTCGATGGAATACAACAGCTTGTGGTGGCGGCCTCTTGTGGCAGATCTACCCAAGTAACCCGAATGGCATGACATACAAAAACTCGGTCAGCAATGGCGGTTTCTTCCAACTCGCTGCACGTTTAGCTCGTATCACTGGCGATAACAAATATCTCGACTGGGCTCTTAAAATCTGGGACTGGTCCTGGGAAGTGGGCTTCATCGATCACCGCAATTATCACGTTTATGACGGCGCCAGTGTAGAAGACAACTGCCAGAAGACAACATACCATTCTTTCACTTACACCAGCGGTATATATCTTTATGGCGCGGCGGTTCTCGCCAACTACACTGAGAAGCCAGAATGGGTCGACCGCTCAAAGCGTCTCCTAGAGGGCACCGATTGGTTCTTTTCGCCGTTTCCCAACGCGACCAACGTCATGTACGAAGCTGCCTGCGAGACCGTCAACACATGTAACGACGACATGTCCACCTTTAAGGGTTATCTATCACGCTTCATGTACCTGTCTATTCAGATGCAGCCCGCTTTGAAGGAGCATGTCCATGCTCATCTCCTCCCATcggccaaggctgctgtcCAAACATGTACAGGAGGGAAGTCTGGCCGTGAGTGTGGTATGCGATGGTATAACTCGGGTTTTGATGGAAATCCCGGTCTTGGGCAGCAAATGTGTGCTCTTGAAGCTGTCCAGGGCCTGCTGCTAAGTGATGCTCCTGCGCCGCTCAAGGGCGATGATGTCAAGGTTGTCCGCAGCACAGACTGGGCTGCCATGAAAAAGAATGAGTCCAAAATTCAGAGTacaccaacatcctcatcagAGACATCATCAGCAACTGCAGCTCAGCCTACTAAGAGCGAGGATGCTGCTAGTCTCCCCCGAGTGGATCTCGTCCTGGCTTCTGTCAGTATTGGAAGTGTCGTGATGTTCCTGGGATGGGCCTAAAAATGGTGTTGGATTTTTATTAGATCTTATAGATATAGAATGGAACTGGCGTCGGGTATTTGGATAACTGGTCTGAGAGACTACTTCGGTATAAAACGCTCGTACTCTGAGCGTTGCTTTTATTAATTCCACGAGATTACGTCTAGAAGGTCTGGATTTAACGTAGAACGCCATCGTTTTATCGTCCTTTTCCTATTTGGTGCTCCAGTTTATGAGCCTCTCACCTCAGCCAACGTCGTCTTTAGTGACTCCAGAAATCTTGTCACCTCGGCGTCCGTGCCGACTGTAATTCGTAGGCATCCTTGGCATCCGTGCTCTTTGCCTCTGAATCGCACAACAACACCCTTACCctcagcaagcttctcataTACGGCCAACGCGACAGTGTTATCCGGCTCGCCTGCAGTGTTAAGCATTTCGTAAAGCAAAAAGTTGCTTTCAGTGCCACCTCGTAGACGGCCGACACCGGGAATGTTGGGAAGTTCCTTGATAAGACGATCACGCTGCTCTAGGAGGCGTGCACGATGGTCTCGCATAATAGCGAGTCCCTTTTCGGAGACAGCGTAGGACGCAAGGGCACTTGTAGGGCTGGAGATGTTGTAAGGGGCCTTGAGACTGTTGAGAAGTCGTGCAATTGGGGGCGATGTGAATGCAGCACCGAGTCGGATGCCAGCCATACCAAAGGCTTTGGAGAGGGTTTGCATAACGACCAGGTTAGGAAACTCGGTCACCCATTCAGCCAGAGAAGCATCTTCGGGGGCAAAGTCGATATATGCTTCGTCGAGAACGACAACGCCGTTCCATGTCGGGTGATCTAGAATCTGCTGAACGTCGGACTTTGCAAGGACTGAACCAGTGGGGTTTCCAGGCG
Proteins encoded in this region:
- a CDS encoding large-conductance mechanosensitive channel, which produces MSWLSGLWRTSRPNYRIMPGRSHDEESGSGESESLLGRGHKRVKRFWEGFVDFAFQDDILKIAVGLILAAAFTDLVKSFVSDVLMPPISILLPLNRNMEEKFAVLQKGPNYNKTTGYNTLHQAQEDGAVVLAYGSFVGQMISFLVLGIALYGLAHLWQLASSEPIIKHTKKCKYCRQRINEKSIRCIQCTSWLDGREDRN
- a CDS encoding glycosyl hydrolase family 76-domain-containing protein, producing MKFFALASLASVAIATKTPPSSLDTANPDSIRDVAGTLAFDAMKYYSGNTSSVPKDLGDLQDPYYWWVAGALWGVMLDYYHLTGDYSYNDVVIQALLGPTNLGTGKDYMPAEHADEEGNDDLFFWGSAVLSAAERNFPQPNKDLPSWLDISINVFNELVGRWNTTACGGGLLWQIYPSNPNGMTYKNSVSNGGFFQLAARLARITGDNKYLDWALKIWDWSWEVGFIDHRNYHVYDGASVEDNCQKTTYHSFTYTSGIYLYGAAVLANYTEKPEWVDRSKRLLEGTDWFFSPFPNATNVMYEAACETVNTCNDDMSTFKGYLSRFMYLSIQMQPALKEHVHAHLLPSAKAAVQTCTGGKSGRECGMRWYNSGFDGNPGLGQQMCALEAVQGLLLSDAPAPLKGDDVKVVRSTDWAAMKKNESKIQSTPTSSSETSSATAAQPTKSEDAASLPRVDLVLASVSIGSVVMFLGWA
- a CDS encoding pyridoxal phosphate-dependent transferase produces the protein MAPFNLESCARPNILALQPYRCARDDYKDDGTNILLDANENAYGPSLSADVAGKTANGVEVDLLGLHRYPDPHQEPLKQQLCELRNTHAHTDKTLKPENLFVGVGSDEAIDALLRCFCVPGKDRILTCPPTYGMYSVSAQVNDVALVKVPLLEAPTFSIDVPAVMEALTKESNIKLVYLCSPGNPTGSVLAKSDVQQILDHPTWNGVVVLDEAYIDFAPEDASLAEWVTEFPNLVVMQTLSKAFGMAGIRLGAAFTSPPIARLLNSLKAPYNISSPTSALASYAVSEKGLAIMRDHRARLLEQRDRLIKELPNIPGVGRLRGGTESNFLLYEMLNTAGEPDNTVALAVYEKLAEGKGVVVRFRGKEHGCQGCLRITVGTDAEVTRFLESLKTTLAEVRGS